Proteins found in one Paludisphaera rhizosphaerae genomic segment:
- a CDS encoding ArnT family glycosyltransferase: MARQDAPVGDGLLAPKINQQAAFRKTWQQALALAAISLALFLAGNARTGLWDRDEPRNAVAVHEMRARGDWLRPTFNGEPRHHKPILNYWLMGLATAVIGEGPAGMRLHSALAGSGTVLLVWLLGRRMLGERAGFLAALMLAVSPIMVAESKLATTDATLTFWLMGCQLCLWELAHRESPRIAYSFWVLLALAMLTKGPVGPILLATTALLAWWWGCPVPTVWKRLKWRRGLLLFTLLSAPWYVMMLFSSDGGFVEVAVKQQFLNRIATDMEQHGSIPGYYPLTSIILFFPWACLVPMGIVAAWQRRKADPTLAYLLAWIVGPLVLLECVQTKLIHYYLPSFPACALLSAWVVKSISRQEVTLRRWPLGKLAQGMIGAVGVTAGVGLAAASISAPPGLGIGLPLVACGLTLGLGTAVGLLHLHRGDTWRGAYALAAAVGLMMLFVGGWLLPNAEPLRVSRIVGERMIALKAQTGLDPLLMNYQEPGVIYAYGRPITLTREGGVLQQELDRRGAMITAVTPNELPIFEKKFGVTITRIEDVLGFNPAKAKPTTLHLAVIRKAANAPSTASGTVGEESLIE; encoded by the coding sequence ATGGCGCGGCAGGACGCTCCAGTCGGCGACGGCCTTCTCGCGCCGAAGATCAACCAGCAAGCCGCTTTCCGAAAGACCTGGCAGCAAGCGTTGGCGCTCGCCGCGATCAGCCTGGCGTTGTTCCTGGCCGGTAACGCGCGGACGGGATTGTGGGATCGAGACGAACCGCGAAACGCGGTGGCCGTCCATGAAATGCGCGCGCGAGGCGACTGGCTCCGCCCGACGTTCAACGGCGAACCTCGCCACCACAAGCCGATCCTCAACTACTGGCTGATGGGACTGGCCACGGCCGTCATCGGCGAGGGCCCCGCCGGGATGCGGCTGCACTCCGCGCTGGCTGGATCGGGGACCGTTCTGCTGGTCTGGTTGCTGGGGCGTCGGATGCTGGGAGAGCGTGCCGGATTTCTCGCCGCGCTGATGCTGGCGGTCTCGCCGATCATGGTGGCCGAGTCCAAGCTGGCGACGACGGACGCGACCCTCACTTTCTGGCTCATGGGCTGTCAACTCTGCCTCTGGGAGCTGGCTCACCGCGAGTCGCCGCGGATCGCGTACTCGTTCTGGGTGCTCCTTGCGCTGGCGATGCTGACCAAGGGGCCCGTCGGCCCGATCCTGCTGGCGACGACGGCCCTTCTCGCCTGGTGGTGGGGATGCCCCGTGCCGACTGTTTGGAAGCGGCTGAAATGGCGCAGGGGGCTGCTACTGTTCACGCTGCTGAGTGCTCCGTGGTACGTCATGATGCTCTTCTCCAGCGACGGCGGATTCGTCGAGGTTGCCGTGAAGCAGCAGTTCCTCAATCGGATCGCGACCGACATGGAACAGCACGGCTCGATCCCGGGTTACTACCCGCTGACTTCGATCATCCTCTTCTTCCCCTGGGCGTGCCTGGTCCCGATGGGGATCGTCGCCGCCTGGCAACGGCGCAAGGCCGACCCGACGCTTGCCTATCTGCTGGCCTGGATCGTCGGCCCGCTCGTCTTGCTGGAGTGCGTCCAGACGAAACTGATCCATTACTACCTGCCGTCGTTCCCCGCCTGCGCCTTGCTCTCGGCCTGGGTGGTGAAGTCAATCTCCCGCCAGGAGGTGACGCTCCGGCGTTGGCCGCTCGGCAAGCTGGCGCAGGGGATGATCGGGGCGGTCGGCGTGACGGCGGGCGTCGGATTGGCGGCGGCTTCGATATCGGCCCCGCCGGGCCTGGGGATAGGCCTACCACTGGTCGCCTGCGGGCTGACTCTGGGTCTCGGCACAGCCGTGGGGCTGCTGCATCTGCATCGCGGCGATACCTGGCGCGGAGCCTACGCCCTTGCCGCGGCCGTCGGCTTGATGATGTTGTTCGTCGGCGGCTGGCTGCTGCCGAATGCAGAGCCCCTGCGCGTTTCCCGAATCGTCGGCGAACGGATGATCGCCCTCAAAGCGCAGACCGGGCTCGACCCCTTGCTGATGAACTACCAGGAGCCGGGGGTCATCTACGCCTACGGCCGTCCGATCACCCTCACTCGCGAGGGCGGCGTTCTTCAGCAAGAACTCGATCGACGCGGTGCGATGATCACCGCCGTGACGCCGAACGAGTTGCCGATCTTCGAGAAGAAGTTCGGCGTAACCATCACGAGGATCGAGGACGTCCTCGGCTTCAACCCGGCCAAGGCGAAACCGACCACCCTGCATCTCGCCGTAATTCGCAAGGCGGCCAATGCGCCTTCAACGGCCTCGGGGACGGTCGGCGAGGAGTCGCTCATAGAGTGA